A stretch of DNA from Arthrobacter jiangjiafuii:
CCCGGATGTTTTGACCGGTCATGTAGCTGGCGTCCTCCCCGGCCAGGAACCTGACCACCCGGGCCACCTCGCTGGTTGCGGCTGCCCGGCGAAGCGGGATGCGCTGGGTCCACTCCGGCGCCACTGTTTCCGGGTTCTCCTTGGTGAACCCGGGAAGCACGTTATTCATGCGGATACCGAGGGGACCGTACTCATCGGTGTAGAGCTTGGTGAAGGCTGCCAGTGCGGCGCGGAACGTTGCCGAGACCGGGTAACGCGGATTGGGTTCCAGCGGCGAACTCGTGGAGATGTTCACAATTGACCCGCTGCCGGCGGCTTCGAAGTGCGGCGTGATGATCCGGGCCATCCTGACCACATTCATCAGGAACGCATTCATGCCGTCTTCCCAGTCAGCATCCGTCAGTTCCAGCACGGGGCCTGAGGCTCCGTGTCCGGATCCGTTAATGACGGTGTCGATACGGCCGTATTGCGCCAGTGCCAGGTTCACAATGGACCGCAGGTCCTCCTCCGAGCGGTTGGAGCCCGCCATTCCGACGCCGCCGAGACTCTCCGCCAGGGCTTTGGCACTGCCTGACGGCGACAGCGCCGCTATCCGGTATCCGTGGTCCGAGAGTTCGCGGACCACGGCGGCGCCGATGCCTGAACCGCCGGCGATGACGACCGCTACCTTACTGTTCGGATCCACCGATCTTCCTTTCTATTTCAGCAGCACGCCGCTGGATAAGTGCCTCGACGGCTGATGCTGACAGGTCGGCAAACTCGTGGAAATCGATCTCGTCACCCGACGAGGCAGCGATGTAGAACCCATCCGTCAGTGCACGTCCGAGTACCACCATCTTTCGTCCAAACGACGGGTCCTCCTTCAGGACCGAGGCCGGTACCTGCGGTTCCACCCGTTCAACCATCAGCTCAAACATCTGCTTGCGGACCTGAAGGTACTTTTCCCGCGCCAGGTTTCCGGCAAGCCTCTTTTCCAGCGCAAACAGCAGGGCCAGGACCCAAAACGCTTCAGCCCTGTTCTCGGGATCGACCGATCCTCCGGCGGAACCTGCAATACTCCGCCTCAGGAGGTCCCGGTTCGTCGGACCCGTATGGTCCACTTTCCACTGCTTAAAGCAATACTCAATAAGCTCGGAGAACAGCTGCTCCTTGTTGTTGAAGTGCCAGTAAACCGATCCAACGGGCAGGCCGGAAAGCCGAGCCACTTCGGCCATGGTTGTGCCTTCATATCCGGCTGTGACCGCAAGGGTCAGGGCCGCGTCAAGGATCGCTTTCTCGTTGCCCGGGGTGCTTTGATGGGCGTGGCTCCTACGTGTCACCGTTATCCCTTCCCACTGAGTCTTCTGCCTTCGGTCGGTTGGACGGGGCCAGGGCGGACTTCCTCCGACGCGTCCAGCGGTGATGCCTAAGCGAGGAAATCATAGTCTTCCGGGTCAAGCGACTCGGTCGCCTCCCAGTACTCCACGTTGGTGAAGGGCCAAATCTGCGAGACCCGGCCGCGGCTGTTCTGGTACCAGGTGCGCACGTAAGGCTGCCCCCACGCCATCTGCCGGTTTTCTGTGTCCACCCATTCGACGAACCTATCCAGGGCCTCCGGCCGGACGTCCACTGCCTTGATGCCCCGTTCCAGGACTTCCCGTATGGCCTTGAGGGCGTATTCTCCCGCGCGTTCGAGCATGAAGTGGAGGCTTCCCGCCACGACGCCGCCAACGTTGGGGCCGTAAACCATGAAGAAGTTCGGAAAGCCTGGTACCGTCACGCCGTTGTAGGCGCGGGCGTCACCGTCCCAGGCATCATGGATTTCAATGCCTTCCTTCCCCTTGATCTCGATTCCTTCGAGGTATTCGGAGGGACGGAAACCGGTTGCATAAACAATGACGTCCACCTCGTGGTGGGTTCCGTCTGCGGTCACGATTCCGGTGGGAGTGATTTCCCGGATCGGGGAGGTTTCCAGCGTGACGTTTTTCGAGGTGAGGGCCTTGGCCCACACGCCGTTGTCACGCAGCATCCTTTTGGCACCCGGCGGATAGTCGGGTACGGCATGCTTGAGCAGTTCGGGATGTCCACTGAACTGCTCGCCGAGGATGCGCGTCAGTTCATCCCGCACTTGCTGGTTCCTGGGTGAGACGCTCAGAGGAGCCCCCGGCCAGTCCTTCTCCGCCCTGACTGTGTGGAAACGTCCGGGGATGCCAAGGACTGTCACCCATAGCCGGTACCACTGTGCGTAGTGCGGCACTTTCCTGCTGAGCCACGAGAAGACCTCGGTCATCGGCTTGTGGTAGGCGGGGGCGGGCAGCATCCACGGTGCACTGCGCTGGAAGACAACCATCCTCTCAACACCGGCGCAGATCGCAGGAACAATCTGGTAGGCACTGGCGCCGGTGCCGATGACAGCCACACGCTTTCCCTGCCAGTCGGTTCTTTCGTCCCACTCCTGGGAGTGTACTGCCGTCCCCGTGAAGGAGGCCTGCCCGGGAAAGTCCGGGATGTTGGGGATATCCAGCTGACCGGTGGCGGTGATGACGGCGTTGAATTGGCGAACCTGCCGCGTTCCGGCGGCGGTTTCCGTGGTTACCGACCAGGCGCCGGCGTCGCCGTCCCACTCAGCGCTGATCAGGGCGCTGCCGTACTCGATAAGTGAGGCTACACCGGACCGCTCGGCTACGGTTTCCAGGTATTCCCTGATCTCGTGCCCCTCGGCAAACTGCTGAGGCCAGTCCGTGCGCTGGGCGAAGGAGTATGTGTAGCCGAAAGTCGGTGTATCAAGCCGGACACCGGGATAACGGTTCTTCTGCCAGGTGCCCCCGAGCCGGTCCGTTGCCTCAATAATGGCGAACGGGACCCCGGCTTGCCGGAAGCGGTGCGCGGCGGCCAGCCCGGCGACTCCGGACCCGACAATCAGCGCAGTAAAGTCCCGGCCCGCAGCAACATCTTCGAATCTCCAGTCGGGCGCACCGTTCTTGTCCGGCGCCAGATCCAGTTCGTGGCGGAGCATCCCTGCCCACTCAGTGTGCCCATTGCCCAGATACTCCAGGATGGTGTCTGTTTCGGCTTCGCTGAGCATCCGGGCACGGGTGATTCCCTCGTCGCGAAGCCTCTTCAGTGCGGCGAAGGCGACTTTCCTCCCGCGTTCCTGCTGCAGGGGGGTCATGCCTCCGTGCGGGTGGCCGACGGTGTCAACCGGTGTCAGCGGGGGACGCAGGTCACCGCTGAGGAAGGAGGTGTCGGCGGTTGCCGCGGCCAGTGCTGCGAGCAGCGCTGGGAGGTCGGCGCTGCCGACGATTCGGAGCAGCTCTTCGTCAGACTCAGTGATGGATTCCGAATGTTCCTGCCAAAACAGATCGTCAGGCGTGGTGAGCAGGTCTCCGGTGCTTGCGGCCGTCATGCCGAAGCCTCTTCCAGCCGCGCCGGTTCACTTTGACCGGTCACATTGGTCTTCGCGAACTGCACACGTTCGTAGACCTCGGCGCGCAGTTCCCCGAAACGGGCGTCGGACCGGGTCACAAGCTGGTCGCGTACCTGGGGCAGATCGATGGTGATGTCGTTCTGGATGACCGTCGGCGAGCTTGAAAGCACCAGCACGCGCTCAGCCAAGTACACAGACTCATCGATGTCGTGGGTGACGAACAGGATGGTCATGTTGTGTTCCTTCCAGATCCGCCGCACCAGGTCTTCGAGGTCTGCACGGGTCTGGGCATCAACGGCGGCAAACGGTTCGTCCATGAGCAGCACGCTCGGCCGGGAGGCTACCGCGCGGGCAATGGCAACGCGCTGCTGCATACCTCCGGAGAGCTGCCACGGGTACTTGGCGCCGGCAGCCTCAAGTCCAACCGATTCCAGCGCCTCGGCCACACGGCGGCTGCGTTCAGCCTTCGGGACCCCGGCGCTCTTCAGTGGCAGATTCACGTTTGCTTCAACAGTCATCCACGGGAACAGGCTTCGGCCATACTCTTGGAACACCACCGCCATGCCTTTGGCCGGACCGTTGACGGACTGCCCGTCCAGGACAACACGGCCGGCGGTGGCCCGCATCAGGCCGGCAATGCACTTCAGCAGCGTGGTCTTGCCGCTGCCGGATGGACCGACGAGACAAGCAAATTCACCGTCGTGCAGGTTGAAGGTCAGGGACCGCACCGCCTCGAACTCCGTGGCGTTGGTTTGGTAGATTTTTTGCAGCTGGTCAACTTCGAGGCGGACCTTTTTGGTTGCGTTAGTCATTTTGGTTCTCCTTCAATCCTTCGTACCAGGCGAGTGTCCGCTTCTGGATCATTTGGAAGACTGCAGACAGCGCGACGCCGATGATGCCCAGGAGGAGTACGCCGCTCCACATTTCCGGGATGGCTACGCGGTTTTGGAAGTTAATGGTCCAGTGTCCGATGCCGTCCGTTGAGGCGAACATTTCGGATACGACCATCAGGATGAGCGCGACAGCCAGGCTCTGGCGGATGCCGGCCATGATCTGTGGCGAGGCCGCAGGCAGGACCAGGTAGCGCATCCGTTCGAATCCCTTCAGCCCGATCACCCTGGCGGTGTTTTGCTGCACCTCGTCGATGGAAGTGACTCCAGCGACCGTGTTGAGCAGGATCGGCCAGACACAGCTGAAGACGATCAGGGTGATCTTCATGGCGTCGTTGATACCGATGAGCAGCAGCAGCACCGGGATCAGGATGGTGGACGGGACCGCCCGGATGAATTCGAACAACGGCTCGAAGAGCCAGCGGATCCACCGAACGTACCCGATCACCACACCGACGCTCACGCCGATCACGATGGAGAGCACCAGCCCGGCCAGCAGCCGGACCACACTGGGCACGACGTCTGAAAGGAAACGTTCCGCGAACCAGATACTGAAGAACCGCTCAACGAGGGTTGCCGGTTCCGGAATGAAGAAGTTCGTGGTTACGGAGGTGTAGATGACCCAGAAAGCAATGAGGATCAGTGGCAGCCCGAGTAAATAGCCGGTCTTTTTCAGGACGTTGATCATGCCGTTTTTCCTCCGCGTACCGATTCGTGCCAGAACAGGGTCTTTCGCTCCACGAACCGCATCAGGGTATTGATGATGATTCCCAGCAGGCCGCTGGTAATGATCAGCGAGAAGATTGCCGGCGCTGATCCGTTAATCTGTGCCAGAGCGACTTCTTGGCCCAGGCCGGGCGTTCCCACAATGAGTTCCACGCTGATGGCCAGCACAAGGGCCACCGTGGCTGCCAGCCGCAGCCCGGTCATGAAGAACGGCAGCAGTGTCGGGAAGATGAGGTAGCGGACCCGTTCGGTAAATGTCAGGCCGAGGGTATTAGCGGTATCCATGGCAACCTGGTCCAGGTCAGCTATGCCGTAAAAGACCTGAATCAGCACGATCCACAAGCAGGCGTAAATGATGATCATGAGTTCCGAACCGAGCCTCGGCCCGAACAACAGCGCTGCAATCGGGATTAGCGCCACGGCGGGGATGGGGCGCAGGAACTCGATTGTCGAATGGGTGGCCTTCACCAGGAACCCGTTTGAACCAATTGCCACGCCCAGTACGAGTCCTGCTGCTGCAGAGATCAGCAGGCCCAGAAGCCAGGCGCGGAGGGTGTGACCGGTGGCAACCCAGAACTGGGAGTAGGCCAGGTTTGCAACGAACCGCTCCAGGACTTCCGTGGCAGGAGGCAGGTGTCGGGAATCCACCAGTCCGGACACGGCTGCCACCTGCCAGACGAGCAGGAACCCGAGGATGCCGCAGGTCCCTAGCAGCACCGGTCCAAAGCGGAGCCAGCGTGCGGACCTGCGCGCGGCAATTGATATAGCTGGGTTGGTCATGACAACCAGCCCCCTTTCGGATTTCAGGATTGGCCTGGCGGAGAAGGTCAGACCTTCTCCGCCAGAAGCAGGAGCTCGGCGCTATTTGCTCCAAACCGTGGATTCAACATCGGGCAGGTTCTCCACGACGCCGTGCTTCTCCATGAGGATCGCGAACTGTTCGAGAGCATCCACATCCAGTTCTGCATCCCAGGCAATGAAGTCAGTCTTCTCCGCGGCCTCCGGGGAGGTGCCAAGGACTTCGGGGAGCAGGGCCCGGACCTCGTCCTGGTGCTCTTCGGCGTAGGTGAGGGTCTGTTCCAGCGCGGCCACGAAGCTGGCGATCAGCTCCGGATCATCGCGGGTGAGTGCTCCGCTGGACGCGATGACCAGCTCGGCCCCGCCGAGTTCGGCTTCCTGTATGAAGTCGCTGATAACGCTGCCGCCGTCAGCGACAATCTGCTGCAGGAATGGAGGACCGGCCATGCCGGCGTCGATCTGCCCGCTCTCAAGTTGGGCGCCTACCTCGTTGAAGCCCAGCTGCACGAAGGTCACCGCGCTGGAATCACCGCCGTCGAGCTCTACCGCTTCCTTGATGCCGATCTCGCCGATGCTGCCGAGCGCGTTGATGGAGACGGTTTTGCCTTCCAGGTCCCGGGCTGACTTGATGCCGGAGTCCGGGCCCACCATCACTGCTACAGAATCCTCAACCATCTCGGTGCGGTTGTGCGCGTAGCCGGAGACGATCTTCAGGTCCAGGCCCTGAGCCGTGGCAATGAGGGGAGTTGTCGGGCTGGCCAGCATAAAGTCGAGGCTGCCGGAGCTCAGCGAGGGCAGCTGGGCTGCGCTGCCCTGGCCCAGCAGAAGCTCCAGATTGATGCCTTCGGCTTCGAAGTACCCCTTGTTGATACCCAGCTGCATTGCTCCCACTGCTGAAGACGGGAACAGCCCGATGGTTACGTCGCGGAGTTCAGAATTGCCGGAAGACGCGGCGGCTGCGGTGTCGTCAGCACCTCCGGAGATGGATCCGGAAGCGCAGCCGGAGAGGGCCATTGTGAGAAGCGCGCCTGCTCCAAGCAACCGCATGGTTTTGGTTTTCATCGTGGTCCTTCTTCATTGAGGGATTGGTTTTCGTTCAGGGCACTAGGCCGCCGTATTGGCTAGCTGACCGCCACCGGCTGGCGGACAGTACGGAAATGCCCCTTGAGGAAGATGGCCTGCAGGGTGCGGTCCAGGTCTTGTGCCAGGCATTCGGCGGCGATTACGTGGTCGGGCCGGACCACGACGGCGGAGACCGGACGTGCATGGAACCATGATTTGAGGACCCCGTTTGGGTCTCCCAGTACGTTCACCCCCGGAGAAGTGTTCGCAGCGGCCCAGTTCAGCTGGACAGAAGGCACGAGCTGGACGAGGGAAGCGTCCAGCTCCGCCAAATGTGCCTGGGTATCTTGGCTCAGGAACTGTGCCGGATCGTTGTTCCAGACGAACACCCTCCACCCGGCCTGGACTGCGTCATCCAGCAGGATGCCGGTTCCGCTGGGACCGTCGACGCGCGGCTGCGGGAACAGGATTCCTGCTCCGGGAACCGCACCGTCCTCTACGGGCACGGATTTCGACACCGCCCAAGGCGAGGTCAGGACCACGCCTCTGGTGTACTTCGGCATCGGCTTGAACCCTTGGCCCGAGATGTAGGCCTTGAGCTTGGGCAGCCTGTCGACTACGGCAGCAGCGGCGTCCCGGGCTGCTGAGGTGACCTTGCTCCGGTTCGTCACAACTTTCGACATGCCGACGGAGAGGTCAACCATGGCTTTGACGTGGTCCCTCCGCTCTTCTGCATACGTATCCAGCAGCTGTTCACCCGCATGGCCCCGGACCACGGAAGTCAGCTTCCACCCGAGGTTGAGTGCGTCGCGGATACAGGAGTTCCACCCTTGGCCGGCCACAACCGGCATTACGTGGGCGGCGTCTCCGGCCAGCAGCACCCGCCCGTCGCGGAAACGCTCAGCGACGCGTGCATGGTGCTCGTAGACCCGCCGGCGGATGATGTCCAGCTTGGACGGATCAGCAACGTGGTCCCGCAAAAGCATGTGCAGGAATTCATCGCTTTCAACCAGCGCGTCGTCTTCACCCTCCAGGAGCATGAACTCCCACCGCCGGATGCCGTGGGGCAGGCTCAGGGTCGCATAGCCGCGGTTGGGATCGCCGCCGAAGACGGCATGCGGGGTCCCCAGAGGATCATTGGCTACGTCGATTACCAGTCCGCGCTGCTGCCGGGTTTCACCGGCGAAGGGGATGCCAAGCTTCTGGCGGGTGAAGGAGCGTCCACCCTCGCAGCCGACGACGTACGCGGCGCGAATAGTGGATTCGCGTCCCTGTGACCGGACGGTGACCGTGACCCCGGTTTCGTCCTGAACGAGGTCCACCGCTTCGGTTCCGAACCGAACGTCTACGCTGTCAAAGCGCTGCGTCCCTTCGAGCAGCACCTTATCGACCAGAGGCTGCACAAACCCGTTGCGCCGCGGCCAGCCGAACTCCCGGGTGGTGGGATTGATGCCGGCAATCACCTTGCCGGAACCGTTGACGATCCGGATCTGCTGGTCCGGAACAGTGTGCTCAAGCACCTTGTCCACCAGCCCCAGGCCCTGCATAGCCCGCAGTGATTCGTCGTCGATGCCGACGGCGCGAGGGTAGTCGATCAGTTCGTCCCTGGCCTCGATGAGGAGGGTTGAAACGCCGTTTTGCCCCAGCAGGTTCGCGAGGGTGAGCCCGGTGGGCCCGGCGCCGATAATCAGGATGTCGGCCTGTTCCGTCATGATTTCTCCTCCAAAGCGGCAGCCAGGGCCGCAACGGTTGCCCGGGCCTGCCTGCCCACAAACATCAGGTCGATTCCGATCCCCACAAAGTCGAGTTCGGCGCGGCGGATTTCCGCCGCTGCAAAAGCGGGGTCGCTGCAGTAGAGCCCAAACCGGACGCCGGCTTCCCGGGCTGCCGCAGCCACCCGGAGAATTCCGTCGGCAACCGGCCCTTCGGCCCAGTCAGCCCGTCCGGTCAGCCCGTAGGAAACGGCGAGGTCGGCGGGGCCGACATAGACGGCATCCACCCCGTCAACAGCAAGGATTTGCGCGGCTGCTTCCACTCCTGCAGCCGTTTCAATCTGCACTATGGTTGCCACCATGGCGTTGCCGGCCACACAGTAGTCAGGACCGTCGTAGAGGGCGGGCCTGCTGGGGCCGAGGCTGCGCCGGCCCAGCGGTGGATACTTCGTTGCAGCCACGAGCTGCTCTGCCTGCTGGGCGGTTTCAATGGTTGGTGCAATGATTCCGCGGGCACCGCTGTCCAGGAGCCGTCCGATCGCTCCCGGCTCCAGTCCGGCGGCACGCGCGAAGGCATAGGAATTACCGCGGGGAATGGCACGAAGCATGGTGCAGGCCTGGTCCAGTCCGATCTCGCCGTGCTGCAGATCGATCATGACGCCGTCGTAGCCGGCGGCCAGTGCTGCTTCCACGACGGAAAGCGCAGGCGTCGCCACGTGCATGATGGCCGGGACGCGGGTGGAACTCATGAACGTTCTCCCGCAGCCAGGCGCTGTGCATGGGCGGCAGCGTTGGCGCCGCCAAAAATGGGTGCAATTTCGCGGCGGTGAATCAGCCAGCGGCCGTCTGCCTGAACGTACTGCTCCCGGAACTCGCCCACGCTGGCCGGATGCAGCGGGTCCGGCTGGCTGTCCCGGAAGGTCATGTAGTACGTGGTGCCGCACAGCACGCCGTCAACAAAGGCCAACCGGGTGCCGCCGGAGAAGTGGCGCACCAGCCCGGCATCCACCGTGATGCGGCGCTCACCCCACGCCTTGATGGCGTCGCGGCCCTCCATAATTCCCAGCGGACCGCTGGAAACCGCGTCCTCGGCGTACAGGGTGTGCAGCTGGTCTGCCTGGCCGTGGTCAAGCAACCAGTGGTGCTCGGTTACAAGCTGTTCGATTTCCGCCCGGATTTCAGGGGTGACTCTACGCATGTGCTGATTCCTTCGTGCTGAGGGTGGCGGAGACGGATCCGAAGCCGTGGGAGTATTCGGCCCTGTAGGCCACGTCGGTGTCCCAGTCCACGATCATGCCGATGGATCCGGACAGCAGGATCTCGCCGGCCTGGAGGGGCTTGCCTACCCGCAGGGAGGTCTCGGCCAGCCACGCGATCGCGTTGATGGGTCCCTTCAGTACGTTCCGCCCCACGCCCCGGGTGACTTCCTCATCACCGCGGTACAGGACCATCTCCACCTCGTCCAGATCAACGTCGTCGTAGCCTTTCCGGACGTTGCCTAGCACTACCCCTTCGCAGGCGGCGTTGTCTGCAACGGTGTCAAGGATGCTCATGCCGTAGTTGTGGTAGCGGCAGTCGACCAGTTCCATGGCCGGGGTGACGTAGTCGATGGCGGCCTTAACGGTGGCCAGATCGGAACTGAGCAGGTCCTCTTTCAGGACGAACGCGATTTCCGCTTCGATCTTGGGCTTGATAAACACAGATCGTGGACGAATTACTCCGCTCTGGAAGACCATATCCTCCAGGATGATGCCGTAATCGGGCTGATCCACCCCTGCCTTTGCCTGAACCATGGGGTTGGTCAGCCCTACCTTGCGGCCGACGCGGCGGACGTTGTCCTGTTGTACGCGGCGCTGGGTATTGAGTTCGGAAATTGCGTACGCGGCGTCGAGGTCGCCGTCTTCCAGGTGGTTCCGGATGAAGTCGATGGGGCGGAGCCCCCGGCGGGCCTTGTAGAGTCCATCTGCCAGCGCCTGGATAGTGCCGGGCTCAGCTGTGGTGTGGGACATTCTGGTCACCCCTTTCGGGCGAGGAAATCGAGGGCACGTTCATTGAAGGCCTGCGGGTCCTCCCACTGCGGCCAGTGCGCGGCATTGCGGATGAGCAGCAGCTCGCCGTCGGGAATCGCTGCAGCAAACTGCTCGCCGGTCTCCACACCGCCGGACGGCTCGTGGTCCGTCCAAACCAGCAGCGTGGGTACGGTCAGAGCCGCGTAGTCCTGTACCGTGACGCGATTGCGGAACCGTATTTCCGGGTTCTGCAGGGCCAGGATGTGACCCATGGAGGTGGCGAAGCCTTCCCGGCTGTAGACCGCCCGGCGCATGTGCACCAACTCATCGGTGATGAGCTCGGGGTCGTGGATGACCACCTGCAATCTGGTTTTCACGTTTGCGAAGGTGGGATCTTCCACGGCATTCCGGCTGACCGAACGGGCTTTACCCATGGCGGATTGGGCAACGATCTGCCCTCCCGGTGCACTCAGGATCAGGGTTTTGACCCTCTCGCTGTGCTTCTGGGCAAACTTCAGCGCGATCCACCCACCCAGCGATTCCCCGCACAGGTGCACATCGTCCAGGCCGAGGGCGTCCAGCAGTCCCAACAGGTGCTGTTCGTAGTCCGGGATTTCCAGGTCAGCCTCAGCCAGCGTCGAAAACCCGTGTCCGGGATAGTCGTAGGCGAGAACGGTATAGTTCCGGGCCAGCGCGCGGATGTTCTGCGTGAACGCTTCCAGGTGCCCGCTTGTCCCAGCCATCAGAACGATGGTGTCCGTTCCCTCTCCGACGCGGAGCACGCGGGTGCGGCAGGACCCGACGTCGACGTAGCTCAGTTGATGCGGCAGGTCACCAATC
This window harbors:
- a CDS encoding 2-keto-4-pentenoate hydratase is translated as MSHTTAEPGTIQALADGLYKARRGLRPIDFIRNHLEDGDLDAAYAISELNTQRRVQQDNVRRVGRKVGLTNPMVQAKAGVDQPDYGIILEDMVFQSGVIRPRSVFIKPKIEAEIAFVLKEDLLSSDLATVKAAIDYVTPAMELVDCRYHNYGMSILDTVADNAACEGVVLGNVRKGYDDVDLDEVEMVLYRGDEEVTRGVGRNVLKGPINAIAWLAETSLRVGKPLQAGEILLSGSIGMIVDWDTDVAYRAEYSHGFGSVSATLSTKESAHA
- a CDS encoding ABC transporter permease; protein product: MINVLKKTGYLLGLPLILIAFWVIYTSVTTNFFIPEPATLVERFFSIWFAERFLSDVVPSVVRLLAGLVLSIVIGVSVGVVIGYVRWIRWLFEPLFEFIRAVPSTILIPVLLLLIGINDAMKITLIVFSCVWPILLNTVAGVTSIDEVQQNTARVIGLKGFERMRYLVLPAASPQIMAGIRQSLAVALILMVVSEMFASTDGIGHWTINFQNRVAIPEMWSGVLLLGIIGVALSAVFQMIQKRTLAWYEGLKENQND
- a CDS encoding ABC transporter substrate-binding protein, with the protein product MKTKTMRLLGAGALLTMALSGCASGSISGGADDTAAAASSGNSELRDVTIGLFPSSAVGAMQLGINKGYFEAEGINLELLLGQGSAAQLPSLSSGSLDFMLASPTTPLIATAQGLDLKIVSGYAHNRTEMVEDSVAVMVGPDSGIKSARDLEGKTVSINALGSIGEIGIKEAVELDGGDSSAVTFVQLGFNEVGAQLESGQIDAGMAGPPFLQQIVADGGSVISDFIQEAELGGAELVIASSGALTRDDPELIASFVAALEQTLTYAEEHQDEVRALLPEVLGTSPEAAEKTDFIAWDAELDVDALEQFAILMEKHGVVENLPDVESTVWSK
- a CDS encoding ABC transporter permease is translated as MTNPAISIAARRSARWLRFGPVLLGTCGILGFLLVWQVAAVSGLVDSRHLPPATEVLERFVANLAYSQFWVATGHTLRAWLLGLLISAAAGLVLGVAIGSNGFLVKATHSTIEFLRPIPAVALIPIAALLFGPRLGSELMIIIYACLWIVLIQVFYGIADLDQVAMDTANTLGLTFTERVRYLIFPTLLPFFMTGLRLAATVALVLAISVELIVGTPGLGQEVALAQINGSAPAIFSLIITSGLLGIIINTLMRFVERKTLFWHESVRGGKTA
- a CDS encoding ABC transporter ATP-binding protein, with the translated sequence MTNATKKVRLEVDQLQKIYQTNATEFEAVRSLTFNLHDGEFACLVGPSGSGKTTLLKCIAGLMRATAGRVVLDGQSVNGPAKGMAVVFQEYGRSLFPWMTVEANVNLPLKSAGVPKAERSRRVAEALESVGLEAAGAKYPWQLSGGMQQRVAIARAVASRPSVLLMDEPFAAVDAQTRADLEDLVRRIWKEHNMTILFVTHDIDESVYLAERVLVLSSSPTVIQNDITIDLPQVRDQLVTRSDARFGELRAEVYERVQFAKTNVTGQSEPARLEEASA
- a CDS encoding bifunctional 3-(3-hydroxy-phenyl)propionate/3-hydroxycinnamic acid hydroxylase, translated to MTEQADILIIGAGPTGLTLANLLGQNGVSTLLIEARDELIDYPRAVGIDDESLRAMQGLGLVDKVLEHTVPDQQIRIVNGSGKVIAGINPTTREFGWPRRNGFVQPLVDKVLLEGTQRFDSVDVRFGTEAVDLVQDETGVTVTVRSQGRESTIRAAYVVGCEGGRSFTRQKLGIPFAGETRQQRGLVIDVANDPLGTPHAVFGGDPNRGYATLSLPHGIRRWEFMLLEGEDDALVESDEFLHMLLRDHVADPSKLDIIRRRVYEHHARVAERFRDGRVLLAGDAAHVMPVVAGQGWNSCIRDALNLGWKLTSVVRGHAGEQLLDTYAEERRDHVKAMVDLSVGMSKVVTNRSKVTSAARDAAAAVVDRLPKLKAYISGQGFKPMPKYTRGVVLTSPWAVSKSVPVEDGAVPGAGILFPQPRVDGPSGTGILLDDAVQAGWRVFVWNNDPAQFLSQDTQAHLAELDASLVQLVPSVQLNWAAANTSPGVNVLGDPNGVLKSWFHARPVSAVVVRPDHVIAAECLAQDLDRTLQAIFLKGHFRTVRQPVAVS
- a CDS encoding TetR/AcrR family transcriptional regulator, with translation MTRRSHAHQSTPGNEKAILDAALTLAVTAGYEGTTMAEVARLSGLPVGSVYWHFNNKEQLFSELIEYCFKQWKVDHTGPTNRDLLRRSIAGSAGGSVDPENRAEAFWVLALLFALEKRLAGNLAREKYLQVRKQMFELMVERVEPQVPASVLKEDPSFGRKMVVLGRALTDGFYIAASSGDEIDFHEFADLSASAVEALIQRRAAEIERKIGGSEQ
- a CDS encoding nuclear transport factor 2 family protein — translated: MRRVTPEIRAEIEQLVTEHHWLLDHGQADQLHTLYAEDAVSSGPLGIMEGRDAIKAWGERRITVDAGLVRHFSGGTRLAFVDGVLCGTTYYMTFRDSQPDPLHPASVGEFREQYVQADGRWLIHRREIAPIFGGANAAAHAQRLAAGERS
- a CDS encoding HpcH/HpaI aldolase family protein; its protein translation is MSSTRVPAIMHVATPALSVVEAALAAGYDGVMIDLQHGEIGLDQACTMLRAIPRGNSYAFARAAGLEPGAIGRLLDSGARGIIAPTIETAQQAEQLVAATKYPPLGRRSLGPSRPALYDGPDYCVAGNAMVATIVQIETAAGVEAAAQILAVDGVDAVYVGPADLAVSYGLTGRADWAEGPVADGILRVAAAAREAGVRFGLYCSDPAFAAAEIRRAELDFVGIGIDLMFVGRQARATVAALAAALEEKS
- a CDS encoding SDR family oxidoreductase codes for the protein MDPNSKVAVVIAGGSGIGAAVVRELSDHGYRIAALSPSGSAKALAESLGGVGMAGSNRSEEDLRSIVNLALAQYGRIDTVINGSGHGASGPVLELTDADWEDGMNAFLMNVVRMARIITPHFEAAGSGSIVNISTSSPLEPNPRYPVSATFRAALAAFTKLYTDEYGPLGIRMNNVLPGFTKENPETVAPEWTQRIPLRRAAATSEVARVVRFLAGEDASYMTGQNIRVDGGSARSV
- a CDS encoding flavin-containing monooxygenase — encoded protein: MTAASTGDLLTTPDDLFWQEHSESITESDEELLRIVGSADLPALLAALAAATADTSFLSGDLRPPLTPVDTVGHPHGGMTPLQQERGRKVAFAALKRLRDEGITRARMLSEAETDTILEYLGNGHTEWAGMLRHELDLAPDKNGAPDWRFEDVAAGRDFTALIVGSGVAGLAAAHRFRQAGVPFAIIEATDRLGGTWQKNRYPGVRLDTPTFGYTYSFAQRTDWPQQFAEGHEIREYLETVAERSGVASLIEYGSALISAEWDGDAGAWSVTTETAAGTRQVRQFNAVITATGQLDIPNIPDFPGQASFTGTAVHSQEWDERTDWQGKRVAVIGTGASAYQIVPAICAGVERMVVFQRSAPWMLPAPAYHKPMTEVFSWLSRKVPHYAQWYRLWVTVLGIPGRFHTVRAEKDWPGAPLSVSPRNQQVRDELTRILGEQFSGHPELLKHAVPDYPPGAKRMLRDNGVWAKALTSKNVTLETSPIREITPTGIVTADGTHHEVDVIVYATGFRPSEYLEGIEIKGKEGIEIHDAWDGDARAYNGVTVPGFPNFFMVYGPNVGGVVAGSLHFMLERAGEYALKAIREVLERGIKAVDVRPEALDRFVEWVDTENRQMAWGQPYVRTWYQNSRGRVSQIWPFTNVEYWEATESLDPEDYDFLA
- a CDS encoding alpha/beta fold hydrolase, translating into MSRDLPTLWQEIGDLPHQLSYVDVGSCRTRVLRVGEGTDTIVLMAGTSGHLEAFTQNIRALARNYTVLAYDYPGHGFSTLAEADLEIPDYEQHLLGLLDALGLDDVHLCGESLGGWIALKFAQKHSERVKTLILSAPGGQIVAQSAMGKARSVSRNAVEDPTFANVKTRLQVVIHDPELITDELVHMRRAVYSREGFATSMGHILALQNPEIRFRNRVTVQDYAALTVPTLLVWTDHEPSGGVETGEQFAAAIPDGELLLIRNAAHWPQWEDPQAFNERALDFLARKG